A genomic window from Fusarium falciforme chromosome 2, complete sequence includes:
- a CDS encoding ATP-dependent 6-phosphofructokinase: protein MSSLSYLQLFAWPLHSLTGPILDILNKLWQSIPIPYHLLSDRPIPASSFSVLSAIPESKMAPKKKIAVMTSGGDSPGMNAAVRAVVRMTLHMDCDAFCVYEGYEGLVQGGDFIRQMQWNDVRGWLSEGGTLIGTARCMAFYERPGRLTAAKNMVLAGIDALIICGGDGSLTGADKFRAEWPSLLEELVQDGQLTASQVEPYQHLNIVGLVGSIDNDLTGTDATIGCYSALARICEMVDYIEATASSHSRAFVIEVMGRHCGWLALMAGVATGADFVFIPERPREHDWQEEMKVVVQRHRSLGKRKTIVIVAEGARDKDGTKITAEEIKDLLADKSEGGLALDTRITTLGHVQRGGTAVAYDRMLATLQGVEAVKAVLDATPETETPFIAINENKIVRKPLMKAVAETKELAKAVDAKDFEKAMSLRDAEFYDQWNSYMLTTNVMVDDQKLPEKDRMRIGFINVGAPAGGMNAAVRAAVAYCISRGHEPMAIHNGFAGFSRHHGDKPFGSVRPFDWLEVDGWASKGGSEIGTNRELPNESGMELIANLIEDYHFDALFIVGGFEAFHSISQMRKARDTYPSLCIPMTLLPATISNNVPGTEYSLGSDTCLNELVNYCDKIKQSASATRRRVFVIETQGGRSGYIATLSGLDVGASAVYIPEEGVSLEMLNSDVNHLKEVFKKDKGQSRAGRLILVNEKASKVYNAKLIADIIREEAHDRFESRESIPGHVQQGGVPSPMDRCRAVRLAIKCIQHLEGFGRNAHNHVKKDPRSTTVIGIQGSEVVFTEMKELEETGTDWPNRRPKVAHWIGLSEVVNMLAGRPEYPTPEKSLTGLIAKDTKRGL from the exons ATGTCTTCTCTTTCTTATCTACAGCTCTTCGCCTGGCCCCTCCATTCTCTTACTGGGCCtatcctcgacatcctcaacaagcTCTGGCAAAGCATTCCTATACCCTATCATCTTTTGTCCGACCGACCGATACCTGCCTCGTCCTTCAGCGTCCTTTCCGCCATCCCCGAATCCAAGATGGCTCCCAAAAAGAAGATTGCTGTCATGACCTCGGGAGGTGACTCTCCCGGCATGAACGCTGCCGTCCGCGCCGTCGTGCGCATGACGCTTCACATGGACTGCGATGCCTTCTGTGTCTATGAGGGATACGAAGGCCTGGTACAGGGCGGCGACTTTATCCGGCAGATGCAGTGGAACGACGTTCGAGGCTGGCTCTCTGAGGGTGGTACTCTGATCGGTACTGCCCGGTGTATGGCTTTCTACGAGCGTCCCGGTCGCTTGACGGCCGCCAAGAACATGGTTCTCGCAGGCATTGACGCTCTGATTATCTGCGGAGGTGACGGCTCCCTGACTGGTGCCGACAAGTTCCGTGCCGAGTGGCCTTctctgctggaggagcttgtcCAGGATGGCCAGTTGACGGCCAGCCAGGTCGAGCCTTACCAGCACCTCAACAttgttggccttgtcggctCCATCGACAATGATCTTACTGGAACTGATGCCACAATTGGCTGCTACTCGGCTCTCGCACGCATCTGCGAGATGGTTGACTACATCGAGGCCACAGCTTCTTCGCATTCGCGCGCCTTCGTTATCGAGGTCATGGGACGGCATTGCGGCTGGCTGGCCCTCATGGCCGGTGTCGCAACTGGTGCCGACTTTGTTTTTATCCCCGAGAGACCTAGAGAGCATGACTGgcaggaggagatgaaggtggTGGTTCAAAGG CACCGGAGTCTCGGAAAGCGCAAGACCATTGTCATTGTCGCCGAGGGTGCTcgcgacaaggacggcaccAAAATCACTGCCGAGGAAATCAAAGACCTTCTCGCCGACAAGAGCGAGGGTGGTCTTGCTCTTGATACCCGTATCACCACTCTTGGTCATGTCCAGCGAGGCGGAACAGCTGTCGCCTATGATCGAATGCTGGCTACCCTACAGGGTGTCGAAGCCGTCAAGGCGGTTCTCGATGCGACCCCCGAGACGGAGACGCCCTTCATCGCAATCAACGAAAACAAGATTGTCCGCAAGCCTTTGATGAAGGCTGTTGCTGAGACCAAGGAGCTTGCCAAGGCTGTCGACGCCAAGGACTTTGAGAAGGCCATGTCTCTTCGAGATGCCGAATTCTACGATCAGTGGAACTCTTACATGCTGACCACCAACGTCATGGTGGATGACCAGAAACTGCCTGAGAAGGAC CGCATGAGAATTGGCTTCATCAACGTCGGTGCCCCTGCTGGTGGCATGAATGCTGCTGTGCGTGCCGCTGTTGCATACTGTATCTCCCGAGGCCATGAGCCCATGGCCATTCATAACGGTTTCGCCGGCTTTTCCAGGCATCACGGCGACAAGCCCTTTGGATCCGTCCGTCCCTTTGACTGGCTCGAGGTTGACGGCTGGGCCAGCAAGGGTGGTTCCGAGATTGGCACGAACCGAGAGCTTCCCAATGAGTCTGGCATGGAACTGATCGCCAACCTGATCGAGGACTACCACTTTGATGCCCTGTTCATCGTCGGTGGTTTCGAGGCCTTCCACTCCATCTCTCAGATGCGCAAGGCCAGAGACACGTACCCCTCGCTCTGCATCCCCATGACTCTGCTTCCcgccaccatctccaacaacgTTCCTGGAACCGAGTACTCGCTTGGCTCTGACACTTGCCTCAATGAGCTCGTCAACTACTgcgacaagatcaagcagtCAGCTTCCGCCACTCGTCGCCGTGTGTTTGTCATCGAGACTCAGGGAGGTCGCTCTGGTTACATTGCTACCCTGAGCGGCCTGGATGTTGGTGCTTCCGCCGTCTACATCCCCGAGGAGGGTGTCAGTCTTGAAATGCTCAACTCAGATGTCAACCACCTCAAGGAAGTgttcaagaaggacaagggccAGTCCCGTGCCGGACGTCTGATCCTGGTTAACGAGAAGGCCAGCAAGGTCTACAACGCCAAGCTCATTGCAGACATTATCCGTGAGGAGGCTCACGACCGATTCGAAAGCCGAGAGAGCATCCCTGGTCACGTCCAGCAGGGTGGTGTTCCCTCGCCCATGGACCGCTGCCGAGCCGTCCGCCTGGCCATCAAGTGCATCCAGCACCTCGAGGGCTTTGGCCGCAACGCTCACAACCACGTTAAGAAGGATCCTCGGAGCACGACTGTGATCGGCATCCAAGGGTCGGAGGTTGTGTTTAcggagatgaaggagctggaggagactGGCACCGACTGGCCGAACCGAAGACCCAAGGTCGCCCACTGGATAGGATTATCCGAGGTGGTCAACATGTTGGCAGGCCGGCCTGAGTACCCGACCCCGGAGAAGAGTCTGACAGGGCTGATCGCCAAGGACACGAAGCGTGGCCTGTAA
- a CDS encoding Zn(2)-C6 fungal-type domain-containing protein, which translates to MSEPSVGPPAAGASTTLTKRKPMPRKGHTKSRAGCVCCKRRKVKCDEAAPQCGPCQRLGLPCEYLGKQSRSQSSSVARPLRTTPAMYDANDMNFFRHFLFEAYPPLPIDGFTVWQQASKLSHEYEFLLHAMLGLGASHLGLLTPTDYNKVALKHRVTAIRELNSHLSKPNISKSGGEAAFAAMLVLTFQSSYMADGMIDFLTMVRGCWLVGYGVGDLEQTIFKTFARSSYYEKIKVLARQDDTVHYLDALIANQFCASVRRIAPFCKSVPELRYLAHMEKIASLAAIDPAESYRELSFFYDILGELTSNDFSHFVDPQNYVSQLVIMHTLVLDFVMSKKAVDEFGKTGIGRHGYDCRRAMSKVWIEEIQGRLPAEYQEYAEWPVKLVKSLNYSFDKDAEVWEPFLLSRGTATLSETDTLSLVEGQALRYRPSSRRIFLPIVFLEETSHRCSSNSHQITILEP; encoded by the exons ATGTCGGAACCCTCGGTCGGGCCCCCTGCCGCTGGCGCTTCCACGACATTAACCAAGCGAAAGCCAATGCCAAGAAAAGGACACACCAAGTCTCGAGCAGGTTGCGTCTGCTGCAAGAGGCGCAAGGTAAAATGTGATGAAGCAGCTCCCCAATGCGGCCCATGCCAACGACTAGGCTTGCCTTGCGAGTATCTCGGCAAGCAGAGCCGAAGCCAGTCATCCAGCGTGGCCCGGCCGTTGCGAACAACACCGGCCATGTATGATGCTAACGACATGAACTTTTTTCGACACTTTCTGTTTGAAGCGTACCCGCCTCTTCCTATTGATGGATTTACTGTGTGGCAACAGGCCTCAAAGCTTTCGCACGAG TACGAGTTTCTGCTACACGCCATGCTTGGCCTCGGGGCATCACATCTTGGTCTTCTGACTCCGACTGACTACAACAAAGTTGCTTTGAAACATCGAGTCACGGCAATCAGGGAGCTCAACAGTCATCTCTCGAAACCCAACATCTCAAAATCGGGTGGTGAAGCTGCATTCGCTGCTATGCTTGTCTTGACCTTTCAGTCATCCTACATGGCTGATGGAATGATCGACTTTCTAACCATGGTCAGAGGCT GCTGGCTTGTTGGCTACGGGGTGGGGGATCTGGAGCAAACCATCTTCAAGACGTTTGCGAGATCCAGCTATTACGAAAAGATAAAGGTACTTGCCCGGCAGGATGATACAGTACATTATCTCGATGCCCTCATTGCAAACCAGTTCTGCGCGAGCGTGAGGAGAATTGCACCCTTTTGTAAGAGTGTCCCAGAGCTGCGCTATCTCGCACACATGGAGAAGATTGCGAGCCTGGCAGCTATAGACCCGGCAGAAA GCTATCGTGAACTGTCCTTCTTTTATGATATATTAGGGGAACTTACCAGCAACGACTTTTCCCACTTTGTCGACCCTCAGAATTATGTTTCACAGCTGGTCATTATGCATACTCTTGTTCTCGACTTTGTCATGAGCAAGAAGGCAGTCGATGAGTTTGGAAAGACTGGAATAGGCAGACATGGCTATGACTGTAGAAGGGCCATGTCGAAAGTGTGGATTGAAGAGATTCAGGGGCGACTACCGGCTGAGTATCAAGAATATGCAGAGTGGCCAGTTAAGCTCGTCAAGAGTCTGAACTACTCGTTTGATAAAGACGCCGAAGTTTGGGAGCCCTTCCTCTTGAGCAGGGGAACAGCGACTCTGTCTGAGACGGATACCTTGTCGTTGGTGGAAGGGCAA GCACTCCGATACAGACCAAGCTCCCGTCGAATCTTTCTCCCTATTGTCTTCCTAGAGGAAACATCCCATCGCTGTAGTTCAAACTCCCATCAGATCACCATCCTTGAACCGTAG
- a CDS encoding MFS domain-containing protein codes for MVPKEHDGSAGAVQVVIRTLQVNNLRKVGILVVMNTVALVQAFDATCICVTLPALAKELDASFSESLSMGSVFLLATAISQPIFAELAHVIGRRPAYIASLTIFISGTILCGAARNSLMLLAGRAVQGVGSGGPQALSGMILADLFPIRERSRWVAYQNVSWALGTIAGPLVGGAFVENVDSNWRWIFWCTLPFLGGSFVGCIFMLGYDSDQRNWRLIKDLDWIGILLFAISSVSILLPLTWGGSRFSWKSAQVLVPIGVSIVSFVGLGAYERVAKKPMFRQSLFRNRSTILQLINAMIHGIIMWMVLYYLAVFFLGVKGKSPLMTGVWALPATVTVAPVAAVVGIVAYKTGKYQGFMIGGWGLLIAILGAMTVLDQDTTTHTTLIIILLLGIAMGLLIPVMSIGVQATVEEGDVGHAISMIYALRTMGQCLGIAIGITVFSSQLKTELKSMNQDTDHANNAMKLIKVSIEQGGFGHERMTEAVVMALKHLWATGSALAGLAFVLGLFARCPKLPKNPEDRVEQSTGFPATPIGRVCAVSITRDIRSRSQV; via the exons ATGGTGCCCAAGGAACATGATGGCTCTGCTGGAGCAGTTCAGGTAGTCATCCGGACCCTCCAGGTCAACAACCTCAGGAAGGTGGGCATCCTGGTAGTGATGAACACAGTTGCCCTTGTTCAAGCATTCGACGCGACATGCATCTGTGTCACTCTTCCA GCTCTCGCAAAAGAACTCGATGCCTCCTTTTCCGAAAGTCTGAGCATGGGCTCAGTCTTTCTCCTCGCAACAGCCATATCCCAACCCATCTTTGCCGAACTCGCTCACGTCATCGGTCGAAGACCAGCATACATTGCCTCCCTAACCATCTTCATATCGGGGACGATTCTCTGCGGCGCAGCTCGAAACAGTCTGATGCTCCTGGCAGGCCGGGCAGTACAAGGAGTCGGCTCTGGAGGACCACAAGCGTTGTCAGGCATGATATTGGCTGACCTCTTCCCGATCCGCGAACGATCTCGATGGGTGGCGTATCAGAACGTGTCATGGGCTCTAGGAACGATTGCCGGGCCCCTTGTTGGAGGCGCCTTCGTTGAGAACGTGGACTCGAACTGG AGATGGATCTTTTGGTGCACCCTTCCTTTCCTCGGTGGCAGCTTTGTTGGTTGCATCTTCATGCTCGGGTACGACAGTGACCAGCGTAATTGGAGACTCATCAAGGATCTCGACTGGATTGGCATCCTTCTTTTTGCAATATCCTCGGTTTCTATTCTCCTGCCGTTGACCTGGGGCGGTTCCCGGTTCTCATGGAAATCGGCTCAAGTTCTCGTTCCCATTGGGGTCTCCATCGTCAGCTTCGTGGGTCTAGGAGCATATGAAAGGGTAGCAAAGAAGCCCATGTTCCGGCAAAGCCTATTTCGAAACCGTTCAACCATCTTGcagctcatcaacgccatgaTTCATGGCATTATCATGTGGATGGTCTTGTACTATCTTgccgtcttcttccttggcgTCAAAGGCAAGTCACCTCTGATGACCGGGGTATGGGCCCTTCCTGCGACTGTGACCGTCGCGCCGGTGGCTGCCGTCGTAGGAATAGTTGCATACAAGACGGGCAAATATCAGGGCTTCATGATAGGTGGCTGGGGTcttctcatcgccatccttgGCGCCATGACCGTCCTTGACCAAGACACAACAACTCATACCACCCTCATCATAATCCTGTTGCTAGGGATAGCGATGGGTTTGCTGATCCCAGTCATGTCGATCGGTGTTCAGGCCACAGTCGAGGAGGGGGATGTTGGGCATGCCATTAGCATGATATATGCCCTACGAACTATGGGTCAGTGCCTCGGTATTGCCATAGGGATCACCGTCTTTTCCAGCCAGCTCAAGACGGAGCTCAAGAGCATGAACCAGGACACGGATCACGCCAACAACGCCATGAAACTTATCAAGGTCTCCATCGAACAGGGGGGATTCGGCCACGAGAGAATGACTGAGGCCGTTGTCATGGCTCTGAAGCATCTCTGGGCGACAGGGAGTGCATTGGCCGGTCTGGCATTCGTCCTGGGACTCTTTGCAAGATGTCCTAAGCTTCCAAAGAACCCAGAGGATCGTGTCGAGCAGTCCACTGGATTCCCTGCCACCCCGATAGGCCGAGTCTGTGCAGTTTCGATAACCAGGGATATTCGCAGCCGGAGCCAAGTTTGA
- a CDS encoding CHY-type domain-containing protein, with protein sequence MISTKNQTSPQSRKQAVAEASSSRVVPKPVPESQAQDPRTYQIEQLRRRYSPKESTAPDGATSLVFNIKPSDPDFPFELAHLQCDVRVPQAYPDEMPVLHVKNKDIPRGFGINIERGWDRLVEERPRATLLAHTRELDKNLEKFLSEQKAETVKLVTFRDTRHLDAQEAKTEPEPEPEPVQPPKSASKPAPLPYVPEASYTKDEIAAAKERRALEARQLEARMKRTQEYRRSPDGIVYTLPLEPQRRSELPPGLQSVRSLHLIIPIIYPLQNLRIQLNNVEPEDAEPVEDLFCEKAAAQPQMTLMSHLNYLAQNLHKLAKQAQAQAQAWAQAEAQAEALKAEAAKSAPQAQDDAEEAGSKTDTSHIQVIPRPPEWSYVYGEDSEESSDSDNAGDGGVSLEEEHPPVPGETPERGTMVSFPSIELHNIEILQISILGITVKCDRCRTVNEVSGLKPDVEKTSSCKKCATPFAVKFRPTLVHEHSSRAGFLDLAGCKVADMLPSTFVPTCARCSTPSSGLVSVRGSTVTNVCRDCHGHFTFKIPEVKFLFITPGSLPPPATGPRRKQEKLGLHAGDPLPGRGACPHYRKSYRWFRFSCCSRVFPCDRCHDKESDHINEWANRMICGWCSREQNYAVEACGFCGRSVIGRKGKGFWEGGRGTRDQRTMSRKDPRKHKRIGGSAKDTKP encoded by the coding sequence ATGATCTCAACAAAGAACCAAACATCACCCCAGTCCCGTAAACAGGCTGTGGCTGAGGCCTCCTCATCCCGAGTCGTCCCCAAGCCCGTGCCAGAGTCGCAGGCCCAGGATCCGAGGACGTATCAGATCGAGCAGCTCCGCCGGAGGTACTCACCCAAAGAGTCTACCGCCCCGGACGGCGCAACCTCGCTCGTCTTCAACATCAAACCCTCCGATCCCGACTTTCCCTTTGAGTTGGCTCATCTCCAGTGTGATGTCCGCGTCCCGCAGGCGTATCCGGATGAGATGCCGGTGTTGCATgtcaagaacaaggacaTCCCCAGGGGTTTCGGTATCAACATTGAGAGAGGATGGGACAGGCTTGTTGAGGAGAGGCCACGGGCTACTCTTCTAGCTCACACGCGCGAGTTGGACAAGAATCTGGAAAAGTTCCTGTCTGAGCAAAAGGCCGAGACAGTCAAGCTCGTGACCTTTAGAGACACGAGACACTTGGACGCACAAGAGGCCAAGACagagcccgagcccgagcccgagccagTTCAGCCCCCAAAGTCTGCGTCAAAGCCTGCGCCTCTGCCGTATGTCCCAGAAGCGTCTTACACAAAAGATGAAATTGCCGCCGCCAAGGAGCGCAGGGCTCTTGAAGCCCGACAGCTTGAGGCGCGGATGAAGCGGACACAAGAGTATCGTCGCTCGCCTGATGGTATCGTCTATACTCTTCCTCTTGAGCCACAGAGGCGGTCAGAACTGCCACCGGGGCTGCAGTCCGTCAGAAGTCTTCACTTGATTATCCCAATAATCTATCCCCTGCAGAACCTCCGCATCCAGCTCAATAATGTTGAGCCCGAGGACGCAGAGCCGGTGGAGGACCTCTTCTGTGAAAAGGCGGCAGCCCAACCCCAGATGACTCTCATGAGCCATCTTAATTACCTCGCACAAAACCTTCATAAGCTCGCCaaacaggcacaggcacaagCCCAAGCCTGGGCTCAAGCTGAGGCTCAAGCTGAAGCACTCAAGGCAGAGGCAGCTAAATCGGCACCCCAAGCTCAAGACGATGCAGAGGAGGCTGGCTCAAAGACGGACACAAGCCACATCCAGGTCATCCCTCGACCTCCCGAGTGGAGTTATGTCTATGGAGAAGACTCGGAGGAGAGCTCTGATTCTGATAATGCTGGTGATGGCGGTGTCTCTCTGGAGGAGGAACATCCTCCCGTGCCGGGTGAAACCCCTGAGCGCGGTACTATGGTGTCGTTTCCCTCCATCGAGCTGCACAATATCGAGATTCTGCAGATTTCGATCCTGGGCATCACCGTCAAATGCGATCGATGCAGAACGGTTAATGAAGTCTCGGGCTTAAAGCCTGATGTTGAAAAGACGTCGAGCTGCAAAAAGTGCGCCACTCCGTTTGCCGTCAAGTTCCGGCCTACGCTGGTTCACGAGCATTCGTCTAGGGCAGGCTTCCTTGATCTTGCAGGTTGCAAGGTGGCAGATATGCTACCAAGCACCTTTGTCCCAACTTGCGCAAGGTGCTCGACACCCAGCTCCGGCCTCGTTTCGGTCAGGGGTTCGACGGTAACAAACGTCTGCCGGGACTGTCACGGGCACTTCACCTTCAAGATTCCCGAAGTCAagttcctcttcatcacacCCGGCTCCCTTCCCCCACCGGCGACAGGTCCGCGCCGGAAACAGGAGAAGCTTGGCTTACACGCGGGAGATCCGTTGCCCGGCCGGGGAGCCTGCCCGCACTACCGCAAGTCGTACCGGTGGTTCCGCTTCTCGTGCTGCAGCCGCGTTTTCCCTTGTGATCGTTGCCATGACAAGGAGTCTGATCATATCAACGAATGGGCGAACCGGATGATCTGTGGGTGGTGTAGCCGTGAGCAAAACTACGCCGTCGAAGCCTGCGGCTTCTGCGGAAGGAGTGTCATTGGAAGAAAGGGCAAGGGGTTCTGGGAGGGCGGAAGGGGGACCAGGGACCAAAGGACCATGAGTCGAAAGGACCCGAGAAAGCACAAGAGGATTGGAGGTTCTGCAAAGGATACAAAGCCCTAA